In Oryza brachyantha chromosome 2, ObraRS2, whole genome shotgun sequence, a single window of DNA contains:
- the LOC102699840 gene encoding early nodulin-93-like, protein MAARNFRAWSPKEDESDAAVREAVTLGLRNAAISGTVVAVPTLVGCRVLPWAKANLNYTAQALIISAACIAGFFITADKAILRNARQNTIGKIDRST, encoded by the exons ATGGCCGCCAGGAACTTCCGTGCTTGGTCCCCCAAGGAGGACGAAtccgacgccgccgtccgAG AGGCTGTCACGCTGGGATTGAGGAATGCCGCGATTTCTGGTACCGTGGTTGCGGTTCCCACG TTGGTTGGTTGCCGTGTCCTTCCTTGGGCTAAGGCTAATCTTAACTACACAGCACAAGCACTCATTATATCAGCAG CATGTATCGCTGGCTTCTTCATCACCGCTGACAAAGCCATTCTACGGAACGCAAGACAAAACACCATCGGGAAGATTGACAGGTCAACCTGA
- the LOC102700116 gene encoding nuclear poly(A) polymerase 4-like isoform X1, with the protein MAGSFGAVGRGRSRSSLKRHGGADPPLSLAMPTVADLHKTAELEKFLVEAGLYEGEEESAKREDVLREIDHIVKEWVKQLTIQKGYGENMVKEANAVLFTFGSYRLGVHGPGADIDALCIGPSYVKREEDFFVTLHGALADMEEVTELQPVPDAHVPVMKFKFHGIPIDLLYASISLLVIPPDFDISQGSVLCDVDEATVRCLNGCRVADQILRLVPNAEIFRKTLRCLKYWAQRRGVYSNVTGLLGGVSWALLVARVCQLYPNAVPSMLVSRFFRVFTQWQWPNPVMLCTIENDENLGFSVWDPRKNPRDRSHVMPIITPAYPCMNSSYNVSTSTLRVIMEQFQFGNKICQEIELNKASWSALFEPFQFFEAYTRYLVVDIVADDEDDLRLWKGWIESRLRQLTLKIERDTKGILQCHPNPCEYADPSIKCAHCAFFMGLSRKEGMKIRGQKFDIRGTVDEFMHEIGMYTSWKSGMDLAVTHVRKKEIPSYVFEQGCQKPCPPTPIHADQQDQSDKTDTEVCTAAVSLAGQLKRKYDSVGGGDTESCKYFRMASVSPACEETSTQLHDDANFGLINCSTSPHESQESSVSGSSCAAIGAHGLVDETSIPVSLIPNVENDRTRTNLDQIPSQRVVEKDERKLEGIESLASSNCTEFMEVAEVVMGVVLTENVQLSGDEVI; encoded by the exons ATGGCGGGATCTTTCGGCGCCGTGGGCAGGGGGAGATCCCGGTCGTCCCTGaagcggcacggcggcgcggatccGCCGTTATCTCTGGCCATGCCCACCGTCGCCGACCTCCACAAGACGGCCGAGCTGGAGAAG TTCTTGGTTGAAGCCGGCCTTTATGAAGGGGAAGAGGAGTCCGCGAAACGGGAGGATGTGCTACGGGAGATTGATCat ATAGTCAAGGAATGGGTGAAGCAGTTAACTATTCAGAAAGGATACGGTGAGAACATGGTTAAAGAGGCAAATGCAGTCCTTTTCACATTTGGGTCATACCGACTTGGG GTTCATGGGCCTGGAGCAGACATTGATGCCCTATGTATTGGACCCTCATATGTTAAGCGAGAG GAGGACTTTTTTGTCACGCTACATGGTGCATTAGCAGACATGGAAGAAGTGACTGAACTACAACCTGTACCTGATGCTCATGTACCAGTTATGAAATTCAAGTTTCATGGGATACCAATTGACCTCCTCTATGCCAGTATATCTCTTCTAGTAATACCGCCA GATTTTGACATCTCTCAAGGATCTGTACTTTGTGACGTTGATGAAGCAACTGTTCGATGTCTTAATGGGTGCAGGGTGGCTGACCAGATTCTTCGGCTAGTTCCAAATGCGGAG ATATTTCGGAAAACACTCAGATGTTTGAAGTACTGGGCACAGAGAAGGGGAGTTTATTCTAAT GTTACTGGTTTGCTGGGGGGTGTCAGCTGGGCCCTATTGGTTGCTCGTGTCTGCCAACTTTATCCCAATGCTGTGCCAAGTATGCTGGTTTCAAGATTCTTCAGAGTTTTCACCCAGTGGCAGTGGCCAAATCCTGTGATGCTTTGTACGATTGAGAATGATGAAAACCTTGGCTTTTCTGTGTGGGATCCACGTAAGAATCCTCGTGATAGATCGCATGTTATGCCTATCATCACGCCAGCATATCCATGCATGAACTCTAGCTACAATGTTTCAACTAGCACATTGAGGGTTATCATGGAACAATTTCAGTTTGGCAATAAGATTTGTCAG GAAATTGAGCTTAATAAGGCCAGCTGGAGTGCTTTGTTTGAGCCTTTCCAATTTTTTGAGGCATATACAAGATATCTAGTGGTTGACATTGTTGCAGATGATGAAGACGATCTTCGACTTTGGAAGGGATGGATTGAATCTCGATTAAGACAGCTAACTCTAAAG ATTGAGCGAGATACTAAAGGGATTCTGCAATGCCATCCTAACCCATGTGAGTATGCAGATCCTTCAATAAAGTGTGCTCACTGTGCCTTCTTCATGGGCTTATCAAGAAAAGAGGGAATGAAAATACGTggtcaaaaatttgatattcgTGGAACAGTAGATGAGTTCATGCATGAAATTGGAATGTATACATCGTGGAAATCCGGGATGGATCTAGCTGTTACTCATGTCCGTAAGAAGGAGATCCCCTCTTATGTATTTGAACAGGGTTGCCAGAAACCTTGTCCACCAACACCAATACATGCAGACCAGCAAGACCAGTCTGATAAAACTGACACTGAAGTTTGCACAGCAGCTGTATCTCTTGCAGGTCAGCTTAAGAGAAAGTATGATTCTGTTGGAGGTGGTGATACTGAGTCatgcaaatattttagaatggctTCAGTTAGCCCAGCTTGTGAGGAAACTTCAACTCAGTTGCATGATGATGCAAATTTTGGACTGATTAATTGCTCAACTTCACCACATGAATCTCAGGAGTCCTCCGTATCAGGCAGCAGCTGTGCAGCCATTGGCGCTCATGGTTTGGTTGATGAAACTAGCATACCTGTCAGCTTGATACCCAATGTTGAAAATGATCGAACTCGAACAAATTTAGACCAGATACCTTCTCAACGTGTGGTTGAGAAGGATGAAAGAAAGCTAGAAGGAATTGAAAGCTTGGCAAGCAGCAACTGTACTGAATTTATGGAGGTTGCCGAAGTGGTCATGGGGGTGGTCCTTACTGAGAATGTTCAATTAAGTGGAGATGAAGTGATTTGA
- the LOC102700116 gene encoding nuclear poly(A) polymerase 4-like isoform X2: MAGSFGAVGRGRSRSSLKRHGGADPPLSLAMPTVADLHKTAELEKFLVEAGLYEGEEESAKREDVLREIDHIVKEWVKQLTIQKGYGENMVKEANAVLFTFGSYRLGEDFFVTLHGALADMEEVTELQPVPDAHVPVMKFKFHGIPIDLLYASISLLVIPPDFDISQGSVLCDVDEATVRCLNGCRVADQILRLVPNAEIFRKTLRCLKYWAQRRGVYSNVTGLLGGVSWALLVARVCQLYPNAVPSMLVSRFFRVFTQWQWPNPVMLCTIENDENLGFSVWDPRKNPRDRSHVMPIITPAYPCMNSSYNVSTSTLRVIMEQFQFGNKICQEIELNKASWSALFEPFQFFEAYTRYLVVDIVADDEDDLRLWKGWIESRLRQLTLKIERDTKGILQCHPNPCEYADPSIKCAHCAFFMGLSRKEGMKIRGQKFDIRGTVDEFMHEIGMYTSWKSGMDLAVTHVRKKEIPSYVFEQGCQKPCPPTPIHADQQDQSDKTDTEVCTAAVSLAGQLKRKYDSVGGGDTESCKYFRMASVSPACEETSTQLHDDANFGLINCSTSPHESQESSVSGSSCAAIGAHGLVDETSIPVSLIPNVENDRTRTNLDQIPSQRVVEKDERKLEGIESLASSNCTEFMEVAEVVMGVVLTENVQLSGDEVI, encoded by the exons ATGGCGGGATCTTTCGGCGCCGTGGGCAGGGGGAGATCCCGGTCGTCCCTGaagcggcacggcggcgcggatccGCCGTTATCTCTGGCCATGCCCACCGTCGCCGACCTCCACAAGACGGCCGAGCTGGAGAAG TTCTTGGTTGAAGCCGGCCTTTATGAAGGGGAAGAGGAGTCCGCGAAACGGGAGGATGTGCTACGGGAGATTGATCat ATAGTCAAGGAATGGGTGAAGCAGTTAACTATTCAGAAAGGATACGGTGAGAACATGGTTAAAGAGGCAAATGCAGTCCTTTTCACATTTGGGTCATACCGACTTGGG GAGGACTTTTTTGTCACGCTACATGGTGCATTAGCAGACATGGAAGAAGTGACTGAACTACAACCTGTACCTGATGCTCATGTACCAGTTATGAAATTCAAGTTTCATGGGATACCAATTGACCTCCTCTATGCCAGTATATCTCTTCTAGTAATACCGCCA GATTTTGACATCTCTCAAGGATCTGTACTTTGTGACGTTGATGAAGCAACTGTTCGATGTCTTAATGGGTGCAGGGTGGCTGACCAGATTCTTCGGCTAGTTCCAAATGCGGAG ATATTTCGGAAAACACTCAGATGTTTGAAGTACTGGGCACAGAGAAGGGGAGTTTATTCTAAT GTTACTGGTTTGCTGGGGGGTGTCAGCTGGGCCCTATTGGTTGCTCGTGTCTGCCAACTTTATCCCAATGCTGTGCCAAGTATGCTGGTTTCAAGATTCTTCAGAGTTTTCACCCAGTGGCAGTGGCCAAATCCTGTGATGCTTTGTACGATTGAGAATGATGAAAACCTTGGCTTTTCTGTGTGGGATCCACGTAAGAATCCTCGTGATAGATCGCATGTTATGCCTATCATCACGCCAGCATATCCATGCATGAACTCTAGCTACAATGTTTCAACTAGCACATTGAGGGTTATCATGGAACAATTTCAGTTTGGCAATAAGATTTGTCAG GAAATTGAGCTTAATAAGGCCAGCTGGAGTGCTTTGTTTGAGCCTTTCCAATTTTTTGAGGCATATACAAGATATCTAGTGGTTGACATTGTTGCAGATGATGAAGACGATCTTCGACTTTGGAAGGGATGGATTGAATCTCGATTAAGACAGCTAACTCTAAAG ATTGAGCGAGATACTAAAGGGATTCTGCAATGCCATCCTAACCCATGTGAGTATGCAGATCCTTCAATAAAGTGTGCTCACTGTGCCTTCTTCATGGGCTTATCAAGAAAAGAGGGAATGAAAATACGTggtcaaaaatttgatattcgTGGAACAGTAGATGAGTTCATGCATGAAATTGGAATGTATACATCGTGGAAATCCGGGATGGATCTAGCTGTTACTCATGTCCGTAAGAAGGAGATCCCCTCTTATGTATTTGAACAGGGTTGCCAGAAACCTTGTCCACCAACACCAATACATGCAGACCAGCAAGACCAGTCTGATAAAACTGACACTGAAGTTTGCACAGCAGCTGTATCTCTTGCAGGTCAGCTTAAGAGAAAGTATGATTCTGTTGGAGGTGGTGATACTGAGTCatgcaaatattttagaatggctTCAGTTAGCCCAGCTTGTGAGGAAACTTCAACTCAGTTGCATGATGATGCAAATTTTGGACTGATTAATTGCTCAACTTCACCACATGAATCTCAGGAGTCCTCCGTATCAGGCAGCAGCTGTGCAGCCATTGGCGCTCATGGTTTGGTTGATGAAACTAGCATACCTGTCAGCTTGATACCCAATGTTGAAAATGATCGAACTCGAACAAATTTAGACCAGATACCTTCTCAACGTGTGGTTGAGAAGGATGAAAGAAAGCTAGAAGGAATTGAAAGCTTGGCAAGCAGCAACTGTACTGAATTTATGGAGGTTGCCGAAGTGGTCATGGGGGTGGTCCTTACTGAGAATGTTCAATTAAGTGGAGATGAAGTGATTTGA